In the Gymnodinialimonas sp. 202GB13-11 genome, one interval contains:
- a CDS encoding alpha-hydroxy acid oxidase gives MDLHSRYPALSDLKARGRRRIPHFVWEYLDSATGAEATARRNRTALDAILLQPAALLGEVAPSLSTRFLGRDYPVPFGIAPVGMSGLIWPEAELLLARHAARAGIPYGLSTVATVVPETIGPKVADQGWFQMYPPKAPEIRDDMLSRAKAAGFHTLVLTVDVPAASRRERQTRGGLVQPPRLTPRLLAQVALCPAWALGIQASGMPRMRLMDSYAEDLLEKGPLPSTAHVGYLLRAAPDWDYVAALRDRWDGAFILKGVTEPEVAKRAEAEGIDAIWVSNHAGRQFDGAPGAADALPEMRSATTLPLIFDSGIEGGLDVIRAIALGADFVMMGRAWHYALGALGREGPAHWHDILVKDMESNMAQIGARSLADLQDRLVTER, from the coding sequence ATGGATCTGCACAGCCGATACCCCGCGCTCAGCGACCTTAAGGCGCGCGGGCGCCGTCGCATCCCGCATTTCGTGTGGGAATATCTGGATTCTGCAACGGGTGCTGAGGCCACGGCGCGGCGCAATCGGACCGCATTGGATGCGATCCTGCTGCAGCCCGCAGCGCTTCTGGGGGAGGTAGCGCCCTCACTTTCTACGCGTTTTCTGGGCCGCGATTACCCCGTTCCCTTTGGTATAGCACCTGTTGGCATGTCCGGCCTGATATGGCCGGAGGCCGAGCTACTTTTGGCCCGCCATGCCGCGCGCGCTGGCATCCCCTATGGTCTGTCCACGGTTGCGACGGTTGTGCCGGAAACCATTGGCCCCAAGGTCGCCGATCAGGGTTGGTTCCAAATGTATCCCCCGAAAGCGCCCGAGATCCGCGATGATATGCTGAGCCGCGCCAAGGCAGCCGGGTTTCATACGCTTGTGCTCACTGTGGATGTCCCTGCCGCCTCACGCCGCGAACGGCAAACACGCGGCGGACTGGTGCAACCGCCCCGCCTAACGCCGCGTCTGCTGGCGCAAGTGGCGCTATGCCCGGCCTGGGCCCTTGGCATTCAGGCCAGCGGCATGCCGCGCATGCGCCTGATGGACAGTTATGCCGAAGACCTGCTGGAAAAGGGCCCCCTGCCCTCAACCGCACATGTCGGCTACCTTCTGCGGGCGGCGCCGGACTGGGACTATGTCGCCGCATTACGCGACCGGTGGGATGGTGCGTTCATCCTGAAAGGCGTGACAGAGCCGGAGGTTGCCAAACGGGCAGAGGCCGAGGGCATCGATGCGATCTGGGTGTCCAACCATGCAGGCCGCCAATTTGATGGCGCTCCCGGCGCGGCCGATGCTCTGCCAGAGATGCGATCGGCCACCACACTCCCCCTGATCTTCGACTCTGGCATTGAAGGCGGGCTCGACGTGATCCGGGCCATCGCACTAGGCGCGGATTTCGTGATGATGGGCCGCGCCTGGCACTATGCGCTTGGCGCGCTGGGGCGCGAAGGGCCTGCCCATTGGCATGATATTCTGGTTAAGGACATGGAAAGCAACATGGCGCAGATCGGGGCCCGCAGCCTCGCTGATTTGCAGGACCGGTTGGTTACGGAGCGCTGA
- a CDS encoding ATP-dependent helicase, translating to MSSFDDSDAFEAAAGASLAARAMAARPMPYMDGLNPAQREAVEQLDGPVLMLAGAGTGKTRALTARIAHLLSTGNARPNDILAVTFTNKAAREMKNRVGQLLGQPAEGMPWLGTFHAICVKLLRRHAELVDLKSNFTILDTDDQNRLLKQLIIAAEIDEKRWPARALGSIIDGWKNRALLPEKVPAADHGAFNHRGVELYEQYQTRLRELNACDFGDLLLHMIRIFQENEDLLQQYQRWFRYILVDEYQDTNVAQYLWLRLLAAGHQNICCVGDDDQSIYGWRGAEVGNILRFEKDFPGAKVVRLEQNYRSTGHILAAASGVIEGNKGRLGKTLWTDGEDGEKVRLIGHWDGDEEARWVGEEIEAMGQGTRGMDPIGPNSIAILVRASHQMRAFEDRFLTIGLPYRVIGGPRFYERMEIRDAMAYFRVVVSPDDDLAFERIVNTPKRGLGDKAQQTIQKMARSNGVSLLEGARLCVETKAIGGKGGKALGELVEGIGRWRQMLTGPLRQVGPADDLIQEENAPSGVSHIELAEIILDESGYTAHWQNDKTPEAPGRLENLKELVKALESFDNLQGFLEHVSLIMDNESDDREPKVTIMTLHAAKGLEFPAVFLPGWEDGLFPSQRSMDESGLTGLEEERRLAYVGITRAEEVCTISFAGNRRVYGQWQSQLPSRFIDELPEEHVEVLTPPGLYGHQGSVSASASPIEQTMAGSNLHDRASKADVYNSPGWRRLQANQGQRPMRQPSEAKNMTIDADAVSAFTIGDRVFHQKFGYGEVMSVEGDKLGIEFDKAGSKHVVGRFLVAAGSEGGGDVPF from the coding sequence ATGAGCAGTTTTGACGATTCCGACGCGTTCGAGGCCGCCGCTGGCGCCTCGCTTGCCGCCCGCGCCATGGCCGCGCGCCCGATGCCTTATATGGATGGGCTGAACCCCGCGCAGCGGGAGGCTGTCGAGCAACTCGACGGTCCGGTTTTGATGCTGGCTGGCGCCGGTACAGGTAAGACCCGTGCCCTGACGGCGCGGATCGCGCATCTGTTGAGCACCGGCAACGCGCGCCCAAATGATATTCTGGCGGTGACATTCACCAACAAAGCCGCGCGCGAGATGAAGAACCGTGTGGGGCAGCTGTTGGGTCAACCGGCGGAAGGGATGCCTTGGCTGGGCACGTTTCACGCGATCTGTGTGAAGTTACTACGTCGGCATGCGGAATTGGTGGATCTGAAATCGAACTTCACGATCCTCGACACCGATGATCAGAACCGACTGCTGAAACAACTCATCATTGCCGCCGAGATTGACGAGAAGCGCTGGCCGGCGCGCGCTTTGGGCAGCATCATCGACGGTTGGAAAAACCGCGCGCTGCTACCCGAAAAGGTGCCGGCGGCGGATCATGGCGCGTTCAACCACCGGGGCGTGGAGCTCTATGAGCAATACCAGACCCGCCTACGCGAGTTGAATGCCTGCGATTTCGGCGATCTGCTGTTGCACATGATCCGGATTTTCCAGGAGAACGAAGATCTGCTTCAGCAATATCAGCGCTGGTTCCGCTACATTCTGGTGGACGAGTATCAGGATACCAACGTCGCGCAGTATTTGTGGCTGCGCCTTCTGGCGGCAGGGCATCAGAACATCTGCTGTGTCGGCGATGATGACCAGTCAATCTACGGCTGGCGCGGGGCCGAGGTGGGCAACATCCTGCGGTTCGAGAAGGATTTTCCGGGTGCCAAGGTCGTGCGGCTGGAGCAGAATTACCGCTCGACGGGGCATATTCTGGCGGCGGCTTCGGGTGTGATCGAAGGCAATAAGGGGCGTCTCGGCAAGACGCTTTGGACCGATGGCGAGGACGGCGAAAAGGTTCGTCTGATCGGTCATTGGGACGGTGATGAAGAAGCCCGCTGGGTGGGCGAAGAGATCGAGGCGATGGGGCAGGGCACGCGGGGGATGGACCCGATTGGGCCGAACTCGATAGCCATTCTCGTTCGCGCCTCGCATCAGATGCGGGCGTTTGAGGATCGCTTCCTGACCATCGGCTTGCCCTACCGTGTGATCGGTGGGCCGCGTTTTTATGAGCGGATGGAGATCCGCGATGCGATGGCCTATTTCCGCGTGGTCGTGAGCCCTGATGATGATCTGGCGTTCGAGCGGATTGTGAACACGCCCAAGCGGGGGTTGGGCGACAAGGCGCAGCAGACCATTCAGAAGATGGCACGCTCCAACGGGGTGAGCCTGCTGGAGGGCGCGCGGCTGTGTGTTGAGACAAAGGCGATTGGCGGCAAGGGTGGCAAGGCCTTGGGCGAGTTGGTCGAGGGGATCGGGCGCTGGCGGCAAATGCTGACCGGGCCTTTGCGGCAGGTGGGGCCTGCCGACGATCTGATTCAGGAAGAGAATGCCCCAAGCGGGGTCAGCCATATCGAGCTGGCCGAGATCATCCTCGACGAGAGCGGCTACACTGCCCATTGGCAGAACGACAAGACGCCGGAAGCGCCGGGGCGGTTGGAAAACCTCAAGGAATTGGTCAAGGCGCTGGAATCGTTTGATAACCTGCAAGGGTTTCTGGAGCATGTCAGCCTGATCATGGACAACGAATCCGACGATCGGGAGCCGAAGGTCACGATCATGACGCTGCACGCAGCCAAGGGTCTGGAGTTTCCAGCGGTGTTCCTGCCGGGCTGGGAAGACGGGCTATTCCCCAGCCAGCGGAGCATGGATGAGAGCGGGTTGACCGGCCTCGAAGAAGAGCGGCGGTTGGCTTACGTGGGGATTACGCGCGCGGAAGAGGTCTGCACGATCAGTTTCGCGGGCAACCGGCGGGTCTATGGGCAATGGCAGAGCCAGTTGCCCTCGCGCTTCATCGACGAATTGCCGGAAGAGCATGTGGAGGTTCTGACGCCGCCGGGGCTTTACGGGCATCAGGGGTCGGTTTCGGCCAGTGCGTCGCCGATTGAACAGACGATGGCGGGCAGCAACCTGCATGACCGGGCCTCAAAGGCGGATGTCTATAACTCCCCGGGCTGGCGGCGTTTGCAGGCCAATCAAGGGCAACGCCCGATGCGGCAGCCGTCTGAGGCCAAGAACATGACGATTGACGCGGATGCGGTCAGCGCGTTCACCATCGGCGACCGGGTGTTTCACCAGAAATTTGGCTATGGCGAAGTGATGAGTGTGGAGGGCGACAAGCTGGGGATCGAGTTTGACAAGGCGGGCTCCAAGCACGTCGTGGGCCGGTTCCTTGTGGCCGCTGGCAGCGAAGGCGGTGGGGACGTACCGTTTTGA
- a CDS encoding LysE family translocator, protein MSYELLYGLVLFAFASSITPGPNNIMLMASGVNFGLSRTLPHMLGVSMGHAAMTLILGLGLVQVFEVIPWLRTALTVISVAYLLWLAWKVANAAPPKDADHDAKPLTFLQAAGFQWVNPKAIYMSIYAQTTYAPDDGGWIGAVLVALVFGLVNLPSVFTWAWGGTQIRRWLDGPGRLQAFNWTMAALLVLSLYPMLLPSEG, encoded by the coding sequence ATGTCATACGAACTTCTCTACGGCCTCGTCCTGTTTGCCTTCGCCTCCTCCATCACACCGGGGCCCAACAACATCATGTTGATGGCCTCGGGCGTGAATTTCGGCCTGTCCCGCACGCTGCCGCATATGTTGGGCGTCTCGATGGGCCACGCGGCCATGACCCTGATCCTCGGCCTTGGGTTAGTGCAGGTGTTTGAGGTCATCCCGTGGTTGCGCACTGCCCTTACCGTCATCTCCGTCGCCTATCTGCTTTGGCTGGCGTGGAAAGTCGCCAACGCCGCCCCGCCCAAAGACGCCGATCACGACGCCAAGCCGCTTACCTTTCTGCAAGCGGCGGGTTTTCAATGGGTGAACCCGAAGGCGATCTACATGTCGATCTATGCGCAGACGACTTATGCGCCCGACGATGGTGGATGGATCGGTGCCGTACTGGTGGCTTTGGTCTTCGGATTGGTGAACCTGCCCTCCGTCTTCACGTGGGCATGGGGCGGCACGCAAATCCGCCGCTGGCTGGACGGCCCGGGCCGTCTGCAAGCATTCAACTGGACAATGGCCGCCCTGTTGGTCCTGTCGCTCTACCCGATGCTGCTGCCGTCCGAAGGTTAA
- a CDS encoding Lrp/AsnC family transcriptional regulator has protein sequence MAKIDEKDHQILRELARDGRISNLDLAERVALSPSATLRRVQALEAAGVISGYRAVLDQSKLGIGFIAYITVGLGTHTKASQAAFEAAIARSDEVRECHNITGTVEYLLRVEVADLPTYKQFHTDVLGALPQVATITTFVVMGSPKDTRA, from the coding sequence ATGGCGAAGATTGATGAAAAAGACCACCAGATATTGCGAGAGCTTGCGCGCGACGGCCGGATCTCGAATCTCGATCTGGCGGAGCGCGTGGCGCTTTCACCATCGGCCACCTTGCGCCGGGTACAGGCGCTTGAGGCGGCGGGCGTGATCAGCGGTTATCGCGCCGTGCTGGACCAATCCAAGCTGGGGATCGGTTTTATCGCTTACATTACAGTAGGTTTGGGGACGCACACCAAGGCGTCACAGGCCGCGTTCGAGGCCGCGATTGCCCGCTCTGACGAGGTGCGGGAGTGTCACAACATTACCGGCACGGTCGAATATCTGCTGCGGGTCGAGGTGGCCGACCTGCCCACCTACAAGCAATTTCATACCGATGTGTTGGGGGCGCTGCCGCAGGTGGCGACGATCACGACTTTTGTGGTGATGGGGTCGCCAAAAGACACTCGGGCATAA
- a CDS encoding DUF1127 domain-containing protein, which yields MAYVTSNRAASESLAARFAALRTDAVEAYRNWRVYRNTLNELNELSAREMADLGINPSMVRRIALEAAYGKNA from the coding sequence ATGGCATATGTAACGAGCAACCGCGCAGCATCTGAATCGCTGGCCGCCCGCTTTGCAGCCCTCCGCACCGATGCGGTTGAGGCCTATCGCAACTGGCGCGTGTACCGCAACACGCTCAACGAACTGAATGAGCTTTCGGCACGCGAAATGGCTGACCTGGGCATCAACCCTTCGATGGTCCGTCGCATCGCGCTGGAAGCCGCCTACGGCAAGAACGCCTGA